A window from Zingiber officinale cultivar Zhangliang chromosome 7A, Zo_v1.1, whole genome shotgun sequence encodes these proteins:
- the LOC122001433 gene encoding uncharacterized protein LOC122001433 isoform X2, producing the protein MGWSHPDVSLDDLLLLVKGFVDILILTNGYQSSGLPAVWDAATIKNAVHWGLFFQDVFKRISGSKHYEESLNELDKALRDIISNPSFPQGLVYLSSSSLCNASDLVIEYLLQVDNLGAKHLISLLTAIVEMDVNDLTGLCNVNPSAYADRLILQMESLKLFSKDKGNIVNSGASSTASDPNICHVAKARNCNLSLSEAKECNFADPSCFLIHEILKRQTLISCTSSVENCLNSFLMLVLKECLVSHRKISLEGRSSATNSPENMSEFFHWSQWRMRCLLYLTDKRTIKILSGAKLIFSAPKVQWIKVLDQLKFSSDVEDGHLLEIVEISLLGFISCKWIDLIEKFVSHSCDYLPISEQYSLLHCVVEENSKSTHPHIESLSSMEKDIIEYVAALVDSQHHKLWQLSHVLVAAVPLWAIWNDIEKRFVGEASSHIRCNGCNQEGKEHIDCEVSERIRCLYAFHVSKTHFISNDG; encoded by the exons ATGGGTTGGTCTCATCCCGACGTCTCTCTCGACGATCTCCTGCTCCTCGTCAAGGGCTTCGTTGACATCCTAATTCTCACCAATGGCTACCAGTCCTCGGGTCTCCCTGCTGTCTGGGACGCTGCCACCATCAAGAACGCTGTCCATTGGGGTCTCTTCTTCCAGGAC GTGTTTAAGAGGATAAGTGGCTCCAAACATTATGAAGAATCGCTAAACGAACTTGACAAAGCTTTGAGGGATATTATATCCAATCCATCTTTCCCACAG GGTCTGGTCTATCTGTCTTCATCATCACTTTGTAATGCAAGCGATCTGGTTATTGAATATTTACTTCAAGTTGACAATCTGGGAGCTAAACATTTGATTTCACTTTTAACAGCAATTGTGGAGATGGATGTTAATGACCTTACTGGTCTATGTAATGTCAATCCATCTGCTTATGCAGATAGATTGATTCTGCAGATGGAATCACTAAAGTTATTTTCAAAGGATAAGGGAAATATAGTTAACTCTGGAGCTTCTTCGACTGCAAGTGATCCAAACATTTGCCATGTTGCAAAGGCTAGAAATTGCAACCTTTCTCTTTCTGAAgccaaagaatgcaactttgCTGATCCTTCATGTTTTTTGATTCATGAAATTCTTAAGAGGCAAACTCTTATTTCATGCACATCTTCAGTAGAGAATTGCTTAAACTCCTTTTTAATGCTGGTCTTAAAGGAGTGCCTAGTTTCACACAGAAAGATCTCCTTGGAAGGGAGATCATCAGCTACTAATTCTCCAGA GAACATGTCCGAGTTTTTCCATTGGAGCCAGTGGCGGATGAGGTGTTTATTATATTTAACAGACAAAAGAACAATCAAAATTCTCTCTGGTGCCAAATTGATTTTCAGTGCTCCCAAGGTACAATGGATTAAAGTCCTTGACCAATTAAAATTTTCATCAGATGTTGAGGATGGACACCTTCTCGAAATTGTG GAAATATCATTGTTGGGCTTTATATCTTGCAAATGGATAGATTTGATCGAAAAGTTTGTATCTCATTCATGTGATTACCTTCCTATCTCTGAGCAGTATTCTCTTCTCCATTGCGTTGTGGAAGAGAATTCTAAATCTACACATCCACACATTGAATCCTTGAGTTCCATG GAAAAGGATATCATTGAATATGTAGCTGCGTTAGTGGATTCTCAGCATCACAAATTATGGCAGCTATCCCATGTACTTGTGGCAGCAGTTCCATTATG GGCTATCTGGAATGATATAGAGAAGCGATTTGTTGGAGAAGCCTCTTCTCATATCAG ATGCAATGGCTGCAATCAAGAGGGCAAGGAACACATCGACT GTGAGGTTTCTGAAAGGATAAGGTGTCTCTACGCATTCCATGTCTCAAAAACTCACTTCATATCTAATGATGGTTGA
- the LOC122001433 gene encoding uncharacterized protein LOC122001433 isoform X4, with protein MGWSHPDVSLDDLLLLVKGFVDILILTNGYQSSGLPAVWDAATIKNAVHWGLFFQDVFKRISGSKHYEESLNELDKALRDIISNPSFPQGLVYLSSSSLCNASDLVIEYLLQVDNLGAKHLISLLTAIVEMDVNDLTGLCNVNPSAYADRLILQMESLKLFSKDKGNIVNSGASSTASDPNICHVAKARNCNLSLSEAKECNFADPSCFLIHEILKRQTLISCTSSVENCLNSFLMLVLKECLVSHRKISLEGRSSATNSPENMSEFFHWSQWRMRCLLYLTDKRTIKILSGAKLIFSAPKVQWIKVLDQLKFSSDVEDGHLLEIVEKDIIEYVAALVDSQHHKLWQLSHVLVAAVPLWSILFRAIWNDIEKRFVGEASSHIRCNGCNQEGKEHIDCEVSERIRCLYAFHVSKTHFISNDG; from the exons ATGGGTTGGTCTCATCCCGACGTCTCTCTCGACGATCTCCTGCTCCTCGTCAAGGGCTTCGTTGACATCCTAATTCTCACCAATGGCTACCAGTCCTCGGGTCTCCCTGCTGTCTGGGACGCTGCCACCATCAAGAACGCTGTCCATTGGGGTCTCTTCTTCCAGGAC GTGTTTAAGAGGATAAGTGGCTCCAAACATTATGAAGAATCGCTAAACGAACTTGACAAAGCTTTGAGGGATATTATATCCAATCCATCTTTCCCACAG GGTCTGGTCTATCTGTCTTCATCATCACTTTGTAATGCAAGCGATCTGGTTATTGAATATTTACTTCAAGTTGACAATCTGGGAGCTAAACATTTGATTTCACTTTTAACAGCAATTGTGGAGATGGATGTTAATGACCTTACTGGTCTATGTAATGTCAATCCATCTGCTTATGCAGATAGATTGATTCTGCAGATGGAATCACTAAAGTTATTTTCAAAGGATAAGGGAAATATAGTTAACTCTGGAGCTTCTTCGACTGCAAGTGATCCAAACATTTGCCATGTTGCAAAGGCTAGAAATTGCAACCTTTCTCTTTCTGAAgccaaagaatgcaactttgCTGATCCTTCATGTTTTTTGATTCATGAAATTCTTAAGAGGCAAACTCTTATTTCATGCACATCTTCAGTAGAGAATTGCTTAAACTCCTTTTTAATGCTGGTCTTAAAGGAGTGCCTAGTTTCACACAGAAAGATCTCCTTGGAAGGGAGATCATCAGCTACTAATTCTCCAGA GAACATGTCCGAGTTTTTCCATTGGAGCCAGTGGCGGATGAGGTGTTTATTATATTTAACAGACAAAAGAACAATCAAAATTCTCTCTGGTGCCAAATTGATTTTCAGTGCTCCCAAGGTACAATGGATTAAAGTCCTTGACCAATTAAAATTTTCATCAGATGTTGAGGATGGACACCTTCTCGAAATTGTG GAAAAGGATATCATTGAATATGTAGCTGCGTTAGTGGATTCTCAGCATCACAAATTATGGCAGCTATCCCATGTACTTGTGGCAGCAGTTCCATTATG GTCAATTTTGTTTAGGGCTATCTGGAATGATATAGAGAAGCGATTTGTTGGAGAAGCCTCTTCTCATATCAG ATGCAATGGCTGCAATCAAGAGGGCAAGGAACACATCGACT GTGAGGTTTCTGAAAGGATAAGGTGTCTCTACGCATTCCATGTCTCAAAAACTCACTTCATATCTAATGATGGTTGA
- the LOC122001433 gene encoding uncharacterized protein LOC122001433 isoform X3 — MGWSHPDVSLDDLLLLVKGFVDILILTNGYQSSGLPAVWDAATIKNAVHWGLFFQDVFKRISGSKHYEESLNELDKALRDIISNPSFPQGLVYLSSSSLCNASDLVIEYLLQVDNLGAKHLISLLTAIVEMDVNDLTGLCNVNPSAYADRLILQMESLKLFSKDKGNIVNSGASSTASDPNICHVAKARNCNLSLSEAKECNFADPSCFLIHEILKRQTLISCTSSVENCLNSFLMLVLKECLVSHRKISLEGRSSATNSPENMSEFFHWSQWRMRCLLYLTDKRTIKILSGAKLIFSAPKVQWIKVLDQLKFSSDVEDGHLLEIVEISLLGFISCKWIDLIEKFVSHSCDYLPISEQYSLLHCVVEENSKSTHPHIESLSSMEKDIIEYVAALVDSQHHKLWQLSHVLVAAVPLWSILFRAIWNDIEKRFVGEASSHIRCNGCNQEGKEHIDCCIAIQVCGCSSTLM; from the exons ATGGGTTGGTCTCATCCCGACGTCTCTCTCGACGATCTCCTGCTCCTCGTCAAGGGCTTCGTTGACATCCTAATTCTCACCAATGGCTACCAGTCCTCGGGTCTCCCTGCTGTCTGGGACGCTGCCACCATCAAGAACGCTGTCCATTGGGGTCTCTTCTTCCAGGAC GTGTTTAAGAGGATAAGTGGCTCCAAACATTATGAAGAATCGCTAAACGAACTTGACAAAGCTTTGAGGGATATTATATCCAATCCATCTTTCCCACAG GGTCTGGTCTATCTGTCTTCATCATCACTTTGTAATGCAAGCGATCTGGTTATTGAATATTTACTTCAAGTTGACAATCTGGGAGCTAAACATTTGATTTCACTTTTAACAGCAATTGTGGAGATGGATGTTAATGACCTTACTGGTCTATGTAATGTCAATCCATCTGCTTATGCAGATAGATTGATTCTGCAGATGGAATCACTAAAGTTATTTTCAAAGGATAAGGGAAATATAGTTAACTCTGGAGCTTCTTCGACTGCAAGTGATCCAAACATTTGCCATGTTGCAAAGGCTAGAAATTGCAACCTTTCTCTTTCTGAAgccaaagaatgcaactttgCTGATCCTTCATGTTTTTTGATTCATGAAATTCTTAAGAGGCAAACTCTTATTTCATGCACATCTTCAGTAGAGAATTGCTTAAACTCCTTTTTAATGCTGGTCTTAAAGGAGTGCCTAGTTTCACACAGAAAGATCTCCTTGGAAGGGAGATCATCAGCTACTAATTCTCCAGA GAACATGTCCGAGTTTTTCCATTGGAGCCAGTGGCGGATGAGGTGTTTATTATATTTAACAGACAAAAGAACAATCAAAATTCTCTCTGGTGCCAAATTGATTTTCAGTGCTCCCAAGGTACAATGGATTAAAGTCCTTGACCAATTAAAATTTTCATCAGATGTTGAGGATGGACACCTTCTCGAAATTGTG GAAATATCATTGTTGGGCTTTATATCTTGCAAATGGATAGATTTGATCGAAAAGTTTGTATCTCATTCATGTGATTACCTTCCTATCTCTGAGCAGTATTCTCTTCTCCATTGCGTTGTGGAAGAGAATTCTAAATCTACACATCCACACATTGAATCCTTGAGTTCCATG GAAAAGGATATCATTGAATATGTAGCTGCGTTAGTGGATTCTCAGCATCACAAATTATGGCAGCTATCCCATGTACTTGTGGCAGCAGTTCCATTATG GTCAATTTTGTTTAGGGCTATCTGGAATGATATAGAGAAGCGATTTGTTGGAGAAGCCTCTTCTCATATCAG ATGCAATGGCTGCAATCAAGAGGGCAAGGAACACATCGACT GTTGTATTGCAATTCAAGTATGCGGCTGTTCCAGTACTCTTATGTAA
- the LOC122001433 gene encoding uncharacterized protein LOC122001433 isoform X1, with translation MGWSHPDVSLDDLLLLVKGFVDILILTNGYQSSGLPAVWDAATIKNAVHWGLFFQDVFKRISGSKHYEESLNELDKALRDIISNPSFPQGLVYLSSSSLCNASDLVIEYLLQVDNLGAKHLISLLTAIVEMDVNDLTGLCNVNPSAYADRLILQMESLKLFSKDKGNIVNSGASSTASDPNICHVAKARNCNLSLSEAKECNFADPSCFLIHEILKRQTLISCTSSVENCLNSFLMLVLKECLVSHRKISLEGRSSATNSPENMSEFFHWSQWRMRCLLYLTDKRTIKILSGAKLIFSAPKVQWIKVLDQLKFSSDVEDGHLLEIVEISLLGFISCKWIDLIEKFVSHSCDYLPISEQYSLLHCVVEENSKSTHPHIESLSSMEKDIIEYVAALVDSQHHKLWQLSHVLVAAVPLWSILFRAIWNDIEKRFVGEASSHIRCNGCNQEGKEHIDCEVSERIRCLYAFHVSKTHFISNDG, from the exons ATGGGTTGGTCTCATCCCGACGTCTCTCTCGACGATCTCCTGCTCCTCGTCAAGGGCTTCGTTGACATCCTAATTCTCACCAATGGCTACCAGTCCTCGGGTCTCCCTGCTGTCTGGGACGCTGCCACCATCAAGAACGCTGTCCATTGGGGTCTCTTCTTCCAGGAC GTGTTTAAGAGGATAAGTGGCTCCAAACATTATGAAGAATCGCTAAACGAACTTGACAAAGCTTTGAGGGATATTATATCCAATCCATCTTTCCCACAG GGTCTGGTCTATCTGTCTTCATCATCACTTTGTAATGCAAGCGATCTGGTTATTGAATATTTACTTCAAGTTGACAATCTGGGAGCTAAACATTTGATTTCACTTTTAACAGCAATTGTGGAGATGGATGTTAATGACCTTACTGGTCTATGTAATGTCAATCCATCTGCTTATGCAGATAGATTGATTCTGCAGATGGAATCACTAAAGTTATTTTCAAAGGATAAGGGAAATATAGTTAACTCTGGAGCTTCTTCGACTGCAAGTGATCCAAACATTTGCCATGTTGCAAAGGCTAGAAATTGCAACCTTTCTCTTTCTGAAgccaaagaatgcaactttgCTGATCCTTCATGTTTTTTGATTCATGAAATTCTTAAGAGGCAAACTCTTATTTCATGCACATCTTCAGTAGAGAATTGCTTAAACTCCTTTTTAATGCTGGTCTTAAAGGAGTGCCTAGTTTCACACAGAAAGATCTCCTTGGAAGGGAGATCATCAGCTACTAATTCTCCAGA GAACATGTCCGAGTTTTTCCATTGGAGCCAGTGGCGGATGAGGTGTTTATTATATTTAACAGACAAAAGAACAATCAAAATTCTCTCTGGTGCCAAATTGATTTTCAGTGCTCCCAAGGTACAATGGATTAAAGTCCTTGACCAATTAAAATTTTCATCAGATGTTGAGGATGGACACCTTCTCGAAATTGTG GAAATATCATTGTTGGGCTTTATATCTTGCAAATGGATAGATTTGATCGAAAAGTTTGTATCTCATTCATGTGATTACCTTCCTATCTCTGAGCAGTATTCTCTTCTCCATTGCGTTGTGGAAGAGAATTCTAAATCTACACATCCACACATTGAATCCTTGAGTTCCATG GAAAAGGATATCATTGAATATGTAGCTGCGTTAGTGGATTCTCAGCATCACAAATTATGGCAGCTATCCCATGTACTTGTGGCAGCAGTTCCATTATG GTCAATTTTGTTTAGGGCTATCTGGAATGATATAGAGAAGCGATTTGTTGGAGAAGCCTCTTCTCATATCAG ATGCAATGGCTGCAATCAAGAGGGCAAGGAACACATCGACT GTGAGGTTTCTGAAAGGATAAGGTGTCTCTACGCATTCCATGTCTCAAAAACTCACTTCATATCTAATGATGGTTGA
- the LOC122001433 gene encoding uncharacterized protein LOC122001433 isoform X5, translated as MGWSHPDVSLDDLLLLVKGFVDILILTNGYQSSGLPAVWDAATIKNAVHWGLFFQDVFKRISGSKHYEESLNELDKALRDIISNPSFPQGLVYLSSSSLCNASDLVIEYLLQVDNLGAKHLISLLTAIVEMDVNDLTGLCNVNPSAYADRLILQMESLKLFSKDKGNIVNSGASSTASDPNICHVAKARNCNLSLSEAKECNFADPSCFLIHEILKRQTLISCTSSVENCLNSFLMLVLKECLVSHRKISLEGRSSATNSPENMSEFFHWSQWRMRCLLYLTDKRTIKILSGAKLIFSAPKVQWIKVLDQLKFSSDVEDGHLLEIVEKDIIEYVAALVDSQHHKLWQLSHVLVAAVPLWAIWNDIEKRFVGEASSHIRCNGCNQEGKEHIDCEVSERIRCLYAFHVSKTHFISNDG; from the exons ATGGGTTGGTCTCATCCCGACGTCTCTCTCGACGATCTCCTGCTCCTCGTCAAGGGCTTCGTTGACATCCTAATTCTCACCAATGGCTACCAGTCCTCGGGTCTCCCTGCTGTCTGGGACGCTGCCACCATCAAGAACGCTGTCCATTGGGGTCTCTTCTTCCAGGAC GTGTTTAAGAGGATAAGTGGCTCCAAACATTATGAAGAATCGCTAAACGAACTTGACAAAGCTTTGAGGGATATTATATCCAATCCATCTTTCCCACAG GGTCTGGTCTATCTGTCTTCATCATCACTTTGTAATGCAAGCGATCTGGTTATTGAATATTTACTTCAAGTTGACAATCTGGGAGCTAAACATTTGATTTCACTTTTAACAGCAATTGTGGAGATGGATGTTAATGACCTTACTGGTCTATGTAATGTCAATCCATCTGCTTATGCAGATAGATTGATTCTGCAGATGGAATCACTAAAGTTATTTTCAAAGGATAAGGGAAATATAGTTAACTCTGGAGCTTCTTCGACTGCAAGTGATCCAAACATTTGCCATGTTGCAAAGGCTAGAAATTGCAACCTTTCTCTTTCTGAAgccaaagaatgcaactttgCTGATCCTTCATGTTTTTTGATTCATGAAATTCTTAAGAGGCAAACTCTTATTTCATGCACATCTTCAGTAGAGAATTGCTTAAACTCCTTTTTAATGCTGGTCTTAAAGGAGTGCCTAGTTTCACACAGAAAGATCTCCTTGGAAGGGAGATCATCAGCTACTAATTCTCCAGA GAACATGTCCGAGTTTTTCCATTGGAGCCAGTGGCGGATGAGGTGTTTATTATATTTAACAGACAAAAGAACAATCAAAATTCTCTCTGGTGCCAAATTGATTTTCAGTGCTCCCAAGGTACAATGGATTAAAGTCCTTGACCAATTAAAATTTTCATCAGATGTTGAGGATGGACACCTTCTCGAAATTGTG GAAAAGGATATCATTGAATATGTAGCTGCGTTAGTGGATTCTCAGCATCACAAATTATGGCAGCTATCCCATGTACTTGTGGCAGCAGTTCCATTATG GGCTATCTGGAATGATATAGAGAAGCGATTTGTTGGAGAAGCCTCTTCTCATATCAG ATGCAATGGCTGCAATCAAGAGGGCAAGGAACACATCGACT GTGAGGTTTCTGAAAGGATAAGGTGTCTCTACGCATTCCATGTCTCAAAAACTCACTTCATATCTAATGATGGTTGA